Part of the Mangifera indica cultivar Alphonso chromosome 4, CATAS_Mindica_2.1, whole genome shotgun sequence genome, AATAGTCTCTTTCTTGAGGTTGTTGCTATAATTACTTtcttaagataaattatttgaattatctGTGCACATAATTACTTGTTTGATGTTAATCTTCACTTGcttataattattgatttaGCGGTTCAGAGATCATAATTTTGTGCTGGTCTTGTCAAATAGTCAAAGAAATAGCTTGTTGTATGATTTCTCCTTCATCTTACCGGAATTTTCCTGAAATACATATTCACATACAAATTTTTGTTCTATGAATTGACATATCCATAAACTGTTTTGcccacaaaaatttttaatagatgagTTAACAGATGGCATAATACATGGTTTACcatgttaaaatatttcaaagttttaaaggtgagagtaaaaaaaaattctcgGAGGGCCAATAGGGCAAGTCATGTTCAGGCACAACAAGACATGAAGGTCCATGCCTTTGATTTCTTAAAGCTTGCTTCATCAGACAAGGTATAGTATTGATTAAGTTAGGCATCATCAGGATCATGaacatgaaaaacataaaataaaataaaagcaaagcAAAGGGTTTCACAAAATGGATGGATGTATAGATTATCATATAACTTTGTCTTTACATTTTCTATTGGGTATAAAGCTATATTGCTCtaaatttcttcttttaaataattcattgaGAAGTGTGCTTGTCATGTTTTTCCATGGCAAAATGAAGCCATAGGCTACCAATACTCTACATAATTTCTGCTCCTACTTCTCTGGaccaaaagtaaaattaaaatttgcttCGCCCCAGAAGagatttgtttatatttctCTCTTGTTTTCTCCCCTTCAATCACTTCTCAGCAAGAGGGCTTCTTCACTGTCTTTATGCCTCTCTTTCTCCTCCTCTCTTTGGTATGTATACTTAGTACCTTTTTTCTTCTAAGTTTTGCTCCTGTTTCTGGTTTTCTTTTGATGAATAAGCAATTTTGAGAATGAGCTTGAGGGTGGAAATTCATTTGAATCTTGTTTAATTTAGGCATGATTAAGGGGAAATGATGATAAATTGACAGttttgagagaaagaaagaaagaaagaatctAGATTAAGTATTAATTAACTTAAAGACACAAAAAGTGTGAATGAATCATTTGACATTATAATTATTCTAGACTTGAGCTCAATTTGATGATTCCAAAATGACCCCATTGCCTTTTCTCTAAAACATCATTCTTATTCTGCATTTGTTGCTCCAGGGAAATGATGCTCCCTGAGAAATTTTAGCGATGTAATTATGCTCTAGAAGACTTGCAAAATTTCCCCCAATGATTTCTCTACATtggttatgtatatatatatttatgttcttCCACTTATATTCAAATCGAACATACTCTAAATCATTCCTGACATCATTTATGGATTTTTTCCAGGGAATCAACAAGTTATTAAGAGATTTGTTAGTGTGAAGGCCTGTGTAGTGTATCATGAGTTCGAACGAGTTTGGTACTGAAAGATCGAAGCCCTGGAACATATACACAACGTCGGATCCAAGTCCATCTCAGGCAGCAGTGGATCAGGAAGCTCCATGGAAAAGCTTTGGAACATCAATGAATGCTATTTCTTTTGGATTTGTTGCCACAGCTATCTTGATATCGATGTTTCTAATAATGGCGATTTTTGAGCATCTCTTTAGGCCGGCAACTTCCTTCTCTTCACCAGATGGGATGAGCAATGCTTCTACAGATTCAGGACCCAAGACAAAGCTTGGCAATGCACAAACTGTAAGTTtctaatttcactttttaagtACACAATTAAGTACACAGATGATATGATTTTGGTGGTGATAGGTGTCAAGCTCATATGCATTGGATTTCTCAGTACTGATGCCGGGGCAACAGCATCCTACCTACATTGCTCAACCTGCTCCTCTTGGACCTCTGCCATGCCAAAGAGAAGGAACATGTTGGCCTTCTCATCAACATGAACTTAATTTTGCATA contains:
- the LOC123213197 gene encoding uncharacterized protein LOC123213197; translation: MSSNEFGTERSKPWNIYTTSDPSPSQAAVDQEAPWKSFGTSMNAISFGFVATAILISMFLIMAIFEHLFRPATSFSSPDGMSNASTDSGPKTKLGNAQTVSSSYALDFSVLMPGQQHPTYIAQPAPLGPLPCQREGTCWPSHQHELNFAYP